One genomic region from Apteryx mantelli isolate bAptMan1 chromosome 7, bAptMan1.hap1, whole genome shotgun sequence encodes:
- the NPY4R2 gene encoding neuropeptide Y receptor type 4-2 gives MNKTRVVNDGFPFMNSKNWSSNRSFPTHLSNQCRNITDLTVFLATSYSLETVLGIVGNICLIAVIARQKEKANVTNILISNLIISDLFMGLVCLPFTIVYTMMDYWIFGEVMCKMTSFTQCTSVTVSILSLVLIALERHQLIINPTGWRPSISQAYLGIGVIWTLACLMSLPFLTTSILSNDLYEQLAYIMNFSTDKAICIDSWPSEQHRLIYTTTLLLLQYCIPLFFIIVCYLRIYLRLQKRKDMFEKSEYSNRAVQLRRINILLASMVAAFAVCWLPLHVFNTIVDWNYKIISPCHHNLIFSLCHLVAMASTCVNPVIYGFLNSNFKKEVKSLILSCQHNSVTASMEEYDHLPLSTMQTEISKGSLMLNCRHNSI, from the coding sequence ATGAATAAAACGAGGGTTGTTAATGATGGTTTTCCCTTCATGAACAGTAAGAACTGGAGCTCAAACCGAAGCTTCCCCACACACCTTTCAAATCAGTGCAGGAACATCACTGATCTTACTGTCTTTCTGGCCACCTCTTACAGTTTGGAGACTGTCCTAGGCATTGTGGGAAACATCTGTCTGATTGCTGTCATAgccaggcagaaggaaaaggCCAATGTCACCAACATCCTTATTTCCAACTTAATCATTTCAGACTTGTTTATGGGTCTTGTCTGCCTGCCTTTCACCATTGTTTACACCATGATGGACTACTGGATATTTGGGGAGGTCATGTGCAAAATGACCTCTTTCACTCAGTGCACATCTGTGACAGTGTCAATTCTTTCTCTTGTCCTTATTGCTCTGGAAAGACATCAGCTCATCATAAATCCGACTGGCTGGAGGCCAAGTATCTCCCAAGCCTATCTAGGAATTGGAGTCATTTGGACTTTAGCATGCCTCATGTCCCTGCCCTTTCTGACCACATCCATCTTGTCTAATGATTTGTATGAGCAGCTCGCGTACATCATGAATTTTTCCACTGACAAGGCCATATGCATCGACTCGTGGCCTTCTGAGCAGCACAGACTTATCTACACCACCACTTTGCTGCTTCTGCAATACTGCATCCCCCTCTTCTTCATTATAGTTTGCTATCTGCGTATCTACTTACgtctgcagaagagaaaggaCATGTTTGAGAAAAGCGAATACAGCAACCGAGCAGTTCAGCTGAGAAGGATAAACATTTTGTTAGCATCCATGGTTGCTGCCTTTGCTGTTTGCTGGTTACCACTGCACGTTTTCAACACCATTGTGGACTGGAATTACAAAATCATTTCACCTTGCCACCACAATCTGATCTTCTCATTGTGCCACCTGGTAGCCATGGCTTCCACCTGTGTCAACCCTGTTATCTATGGTTTCCTAAATAGCAATTTCAAAAAAGAAGTGAAGTCACTGATTCTGAGCTGCCAGCATAATTCAGTAACTGCATCAATGGAAGAATATGATCATTTACCTTTATCCACCATGCAGACTGAAATCTCTAAGGGCTCACTGATGTTGAACTGCAGACATAATTCTATCTAG